From a single Pleurodeles waltl isolate 20211129_DDA chromosome 8, aPleWal1.hap1.20221129, whole genome shotgun sequence genomic region:
- the LOC138248888 gene encoding zinc finger protein 268-like isoform X1 produces MDTGEATCFYSVSLGFYYKYVIKHNVCIMEEAHTCSESDRDFNINDHLEKHQGDLSILRKTKSIVFSKIFNRKSDLIVGKQNHTEEKTFQCLECKGFITNGSIMGQKSGYTEPKPYKSTECDETFIPKAQLMIDPQTPTGEKPCESSECYKAFNQTGEHVPYHRNHTRAKPYKCSECDKTFKEKSDLSSHERIHTEKKTWRCSECNRAFRHNTHLIRHQRIHTGEKPYKCSECDKCFITKDQLIIHQRNHTGEKPYKCSECQKAFKGIGELSIHQRTHTGEKPYKCFECEKAFITKGQLRLHHMSHSGETPYKCSECDRGFKTKRHLTRHQNDHTGEKPYKCSECDKTFKEKSDLSSHESIHTEEKPYRCSECNKAFRHNTHLVRHQRTHTGEKPYKCSECEKCFITKGHLMIHQRNHTGEKPYKCSECQKAFKGISELSIHMKTHTGEKPHECSECEKAFITKGQLVIHHRVHTGTKPYGCSECAKTFISKGELKRHYMSHSGETPYKCSECDKGFKTKRYLMRHQNGHTGEKPYKCTECDKAFTEKYGLSLHQRKHKGEKPHKCSECDKAFFQKADLFIHHRYHTGEKPYKCSECDKSYVLKKKLTIHQRTHTGEKPYKCSECDKAFRRNDNLYVHQRIHTGEAPYKCTECDKAFKKKSHLSVHVKIHTGEKPYKCSECDKAFIRNSTLMIHQRTHSGKKPHNCSEPWNTFSQKGVA; encoded by the coding sequence ATGGACACCGGAGAAGCTACGTGCTTTTACTCAGTGTCTCTAGGATTTTATTACAAGTATGTAATTAAACATAATGTGTGCATAATGGAGGAGGCACACACATGCTCTGAATCTGACAGAGATTTCAATATAAATGACCATCTGGAAAAACACCAAGGAGATCTCAGCATATTAAGAAAAACTAAATCTATAGTGTTTTCCAAGATTTTTAATAGAAAAAGTGATTTGATTGTAGGCAAACAAAACCATACTGAAGAAAAAACATTTCAATGTCTTGAATGCAAAGGTTTTATCACAAATGGCTCTATTATGGGACAAAAGTCAGGCTACACTGAACCAAAACCATATAAATCCACTGAGTGTGACGAGACGTTCATTCCAAAGGCACAGCTGATGATAGATCCACAAACTCCTACTGGTGAGAAACCATGTGAAAGTTCTGAATGCTACAAAGCTTTCAATCAAACAGGTGAACATGTACCATATCACAGAAATCACACTAGAGcgaaaccatataaatgttctgaatgtgacaaAACTTTCAAAGAAAAAAGTGATTTATCATCACATGAGAGAATTCACACTGAGAAAAAAACATGGAGATGTTCTGAATGTAATAGGGCTTTCCGTCATAATACACATCTGATAAGACATCAGAGAATACACACTGGagagaaaccatataaatgttctgagTGTGACAAGTGTTTCATCACAAAGGACCAGCTAATAATACATCAAAGAAATCACACCGgggagaaaccatataaatgttctgaatgtcAAAAAGCTTTTAAAGGAATAGGCGAACTATCCATACACCAGAGAACTCATACTGgtgagaaaccatataaatgtttTGAATGTGAGAAGGCTTTCATTACAAAAGGACAATTAAGGCTACATCACATGTCTCACAGCGGTGAGACTCCATATAAATGTTCTGAGTGTGACAGGGGTTTCAAAACCAAACGTCATCTAACGCGACATCAGAATGATCACACTGGagagaaaccatataaatgttctgaatgtgacaagACTTTCAAGGAAAAGAGTGATTTATCATCACATGAGAGCATTCACACTGAGGAAAAACCATATAGATGTTCTGAATGTAATAAGGCTTTTCGTCATAATACACATCTGGTAAGACATCAGAGAACACACACTGGcgagaaaccatataaatgttctgagTGTGAAAAGTGTTTCATCACAAAGGGCCACCTAATGATACATCAAAGAAATCACACCGGcgagaaaccatataaatgttctgaatgtcAAAAAGCTTTTAAGGGAATAAGTGAACTATCCATACACATGAAAACTCACACCGGTGAGAAACCACATGAATGTTCTGAATGTGAGAAGGCTTTCATTACAAAAGGACAGCTGGTAATACATCATAGAGTTCACACTGGGACAAAACCTTATGGATGTTCTGAATGTGCGAAAACTTTTATTTCAAAAGGAGAGCTAAAGAGACATTATATGTCTCACAGTGGTGAGACTCCATACAAATGTTCTGAGTGTGACAAGGGTTTCAAAACCAAACGTTACCTAATGAGACATCAGAATGGTCACACTGGAGAGAAACCGTATAAGTGCACTGAGTGTGATAAGGCTTTCACTGAAAAATATGGACTTTCATTACACcagagaaaacacaaaggagagaaACCACATAAATGCTCTGAATGCGACAAGGCTTTCTTTCAGAAGGCTGACCTATTCATACATCACAGATATCACACCGGAGAGAAACCCTACaaatgttctgaatgtgacaagTCATACGTTCTAAAGAAAAAGCTAACAATAcatcagagaactcacactggagAGAAACCttataaatgttctgaatgtgatAAGGCATTCAGGCGAAATGATAATCTTTATGTACATCAGAGAATCCACACAGGGGAGGCACcatataaatgtactgaatgtgacaaggcTTTCAAGAAAAAGAGTCATCTTTCAGTTCATGTGAAAATCCACACAGgtgagaaaccatataaatgttctgaatgtgacaagGCTTTCATTAGAAACAGTACGCTGATGATACATCAGAGGACTCACAGTGGTAAGAAACCACATAACTGTTCTGAACCTTGGAACACTTTCAGTCAAAAAGGTGTTGCATGA
- the LOC138248888 gene encoding zinc finger protein 665-like isoform X3 produces the protein MDTGEATCFYSVSLGFYYKYVIKHNVCIMEEAHTCSESDRDFNINDHLEKHQGDLSILRKTKSIVFSKIFNRKSDLIVGKQNHTEEKTFQCLECKGFITNGSIMGQKSGYTEPKPYKSTECDETFIPKAQLMIDPQTPTGEKPCESSECYKAFNQTGEHVPYHRNHTRAKPYKCSECDKTFKEKSDLSSHERIHTEKKTWRCSECNRAFRHNTHLIRHQRIHTGEKPYKCSECDKCFITKDQLIIHQRNHTGEKPYKCSECQKAFKGIGELSIHQRTHTGEKPYKCFECEKAFITKGQLRLHHMSHSGETPYKCSECDRGFKTKRHLTRHQNDHTGEKPYKCSECDKTFKEKSDLSSHESIHTEEKPYRCSECNKAFRHNTHLVRHQRTHTGEKPYKCSECEKCFITKGHLMIHQRNHTGEKPYKCSECQKAFKGISELSIHMKTHTGEKPHECSECEKAFITKGQLVIHHRVHTGTKPYGCSECAKTFISKGELKRHYMSHSGETPYKCSECDKGFKTKRYLMRHQNGHTGEKPYKCTECDKAFTEKYGLSLHQRKHKGEKPHKCSECDKAFFQKADLFIHHRYHTGEKPYKCSECDKSYVLKKKLTIHQRTHTGEKPYKCSECDKAFRRNDNLYVHQRIHTGEAPYKCTECDKAFKKKSHLSVHVKIHTGERNPE, from the coding sequence ATGGACACCGGAGAAGCTACGTGCTTTTACTCAGTGTCTCTAGGATTTTATTACAAGTATGTAATTAAACATAATGTGTGCATAATGGAGGAGGCACACACATGCTCTGAATCTGACAGAGATTTCAATATAAATGACCATCTGGAAAAACACCAAGGAGATCTCAGCATATTAAGAAAAACTAAATCTATAGTGTTTTCCAAGATTTTTAATAGAAAAAGTGATTTGATTGTAGGCAAACAAAACCATACTGAAGAAAAAACATTTCAATGTCTTGAATGCAAAGGTTTTATCACAAATGGCTCTATTATGGGACAAAAGTCAGGCTACACTGAACCAAAACCATATAAATCCACTGAGTGTGACGAGACGTTCATTCCAAAGGCACAGCTGATGATAGATCCACAAACTCCTACTGGTGAGAAACCATGTGAAAGTTCTGAATGCTACAAAGCTTTCAATCAAACAGGTGAACATGTACCATATCACAGAAATCACACTAGAGcgaaaccatataaatgttctgaatgtgacaaAACTTTCAAAGAAAAAAGTGATTTATCATCACATGAGAGAATTCACACTGAGAAAAAAACATGGAGATGTTCTGAATGTAATAGGGCTTTCCGTCATAATACACATCTGATAAGACATCAGAGAATACACACTGGagagaaaccatataaatgttctgagTGTGACAAGTGTTTCATCACAAAGGACCAGCTAATAATACATCAAAGAAATCACACCGgggagaaaccatataaatgttctgaatgtcAAAAAGCTTTTAAAGGAATAGGCGAACTATCCATACACCAGAGAACTCATACTGgtgagaaaccatataaatgtttTGAATGTGAGAAGGCTTTCATTACAAAAGGACAATTAAGGCTACATCACATGTCTCACAGCGGTGAGACTCCATATAAATGTTCTGAGTGTGACAGGGGTTTCAAAACCAAACGTCATCTAACGCGACATCAGAATGATCACACTGGagagaaaccatataaatgttctgaatgtgacaagACTTTCAAGGAAAAGAGTGATTTATCATCACATGAGAGCATTCACACTGAGGAAAAACCATATAGATGTTCTGAATGTAATAAGGCTTTTCGTCATAATACACATCTGGTAAGACATCAGAGAACACACACTGGcgagaaaccatataaatgttctgagTGTGAAAAGTGTTTCATCACAAAGGGCCACCTAATGATACATCAAAGAAATCACACCGGcgagaaaccatataaatgttctgaatgtcAAAAAGCTTTTAAGGGAATAAGTGAACTATCCATACACATGAAAACTCACACCGGTGAGAAACCACATGAATGTTCTGAATGTGAGAAGGCTTTCATTACAAAAGGACAGCTGGTAATACATCATAGAGTTCACACTGGGACAAAACCTTATGGATGTTCTGAATGTGCGAAAACTTTTATTTCAAAAGGAGAGCTAAAGAGACATTATATGTCTCACAGTGGTGAGACTCCATACAAATGTTCTGAGTGTGACAAGGGTTTCAAAACCAAACGTTACCTAATGAGACATCAGAATGGTCACACTGGAGAGAAACCGTATAAGTGCACTGAGTGTGATAAGGCTTTCACTGAAAAATATGGACTTTCATTACACcagagaaaacacaaaggagagaaACCACATAAATGCTCTGAATGCGACAAGGCTTTCTTTCAGAAGGCTGACCTATTCATACATCACAGATATCACACCGGAGAGAAACCCTACaaatgttctgaatgtgacaagTCATACGTTCTAAAGAAAAAGCTAACAATAcatcagagaactcacactggagAGAAACCttataaatgttctgaatgtgatAAGGCATTCAGGCGAAATGATAATCTTTATGTACATCAGAGAATCCACACAGGGGAGGCACcatataaatgtactgaatgtgacaaggcTTTCAAGAAAAAGAGTCATCTTTCAGTTCATGTGAAAATCCACACAG
- the LOC138248888 gene encoding zinc finger protein 665-like isoform X2 codes for MDTGEATCFYSVSLGFYYKYVIKHNVCIMEEAHTCSESDRDFNINDHLEKHQGDLSILRKTKSIVFSKIFNRKSDLIVGKQNHTEEKTFQCLECKGFITNGSIMGQKSGYTEPKPYKSTECDETFIPKAQLMIDPQTPTGEKPCESSECYKAFNQTGEHVPYHRNHTRAKPYKCSECDKTFKEKSDLSSHERIHTEKKTWRCSECNRAFRHNTHLIRHQRIHTGEKPYKCSECDKCFITKDQLIIHQRNHTGEKPYKCSECQKAFKGIGELSIHQRTHTGEKPYKCFECEKAFITKGQLRLHHMSHSGETPYKCSECDRGFKTKRHLTRHQNDHTGEKPYKCSECDKTFKEKSDLSSHESIHTEEKPYRCSECNKAFRHNTHLVRHQRTHTGEKPYKCSECEKCFITKGHLMIHQRNHTGEKPYKCSECQKAFKGISELSIHMKTHTGEKPHECSECEKAFITKGQLVIHHRVHTGTKPYGCSECAKTFISKGELKRHYMSHSGETPYKCSECDKGFKTKRYLMRHQNGHTGEKPYKCTECDKAFTEKYGLSLHQRKHKGEKPHKCSECDKAFFQKADLFIHHRYHTGEKPYKCSECDKSYVLKKKLTIHQRTHTGEKPYKCSECDKAFRRNDNLYVHQRIHTGEAPYKCTECDKAFKKKSHLSVHVKIHTGHIGQMSETVDQ; via the coding sequence ATGGACACCGGAGAAGCTACGTGCTTTTACTCAGTGTCTCTAGGATTTTATTACAAGTATGTAATTAAACATAATGTGTGCATAATGGAGGAGGCACACACATGCTCTGAATCTGACAGAGATTTCAATATAAATGACCATCTGGAAAAACACCAAGGAGATCTCAGCATATTAAGAAAAACTAAATCTATAGTGTTTTCCAAGATTTTTAATAGAAAAAGTGATTTGATTGTAGGCAAACAAAACCATACTGAAGAAAAAACATTTCAATGTCTTGAATGCAAAGGTTTTATCACAAATGGCTCTATTATGGGACAAAAGTCAGGCTACACTGAACCAAAACCATATAAATCCACTGAGTGTGACGAGACGTTCATTCCAAAGGCACAGCTGATGATAGATCCACAAACTCCTACTGGTGAGAAACCATGTGAAAGTTCTGAATGCTACAAAGCTTTCAATCAAACAGGTGAACATGTACCATATCACAGAAATCACACTAGAGcgaaaccatataaatgttctgaatgtgacaaAACTTTCAAAGAAAAAAGTGATTTATCATCACATGAGAGAATTCACACTGAGAAAAAAACATGGAGATGTTCTGAATGTAATAGGGCTTTCCGTCATAATACACATCTGATAAGACATCAGAGAATACACACTGGagagaaaccatataaatgttctgagTGTGACAAGTGTTTCATCACAAAGGACCAGCTAATAATACATCAAAGAAATCACACCGgggagaaaccatataaatgttctgaatgtcAAAAAGCTTTTAAAGGAATAGGCGAACTATCCATACACCAGAGAACTCATACTGgtgagaaaccatataaatgtttTGAATGTGAGAAGGCTTTCATTACAAAAGGACAATTAAGGCTACATCACATGTCTCACAGCGGTGAGACTCCATATAAATGTTCTGAGTGTGACAGGGGTTTCAAAACCAAACGTCATCTAACGCGACATCAGAATGATCACACTGGagagaaaccatataaatgttctgaatgtgacaagACTTTCAAGGAAAAGAGTGATTTATCATCACATGAGAGCATTCACACTGAGGAAAAACCATATAGATGTTCTGAATGTAATAAGGCTTTTCGTCATAATACACATCTGGTAAGACATCAGAGAACACACACTGGcgagaaaccatataaatgttctgagTGTGAAAAGTGTTTCATCACAAAGGGCCACCTAATGATACATCAAAGAAATCACACCGGcgagaaaccatataaatgttctgaatgtcAAAAAGCTTTTAAGGGAATAAGTGAACTATCCATACACATGAAAACTCACACCGGTGAGAAACCACATGAATGTTCTGAATGTGAGAAGGCTTTCATTACAAAAGGACAGCTGGTAATACATCATAGAGTTCACACTGGGACAAAACCTTATGGATGTTCTGAATGTGCGAAAACTTTTATTTCAAAAGGAGAGCTAAAGAGACATTATATGTCTCACAGTGGTGAGACTCCATACAAATGTTCTGAGTGTGACAAGGGTTTCAAAACCAAACGTTACCTAATGAGACATCAGAATGGTCACACTGGAGAGAAACCGTATAAGTGCACTGAGTGTGATAAGGCTTTCACTGAAAAATATGGACTTTCATTACACcagagaaaacacaaaggagagaaACCACATAAATGCTCTGAATGCGACAAGGCTTTCTTTCAGAAGGCTGACCTATTCATACATCACAGATATCACACCGGAGAGAAACCCTACaaatgttctgaatgtgacaagTCATACGTTCTAAAGAAAAAGCTAACAATAcatcagagaactcacactggagAGAAACCttataaatgttctgaatgtgatAAGGCATTCAGGCGAAATGATAATCTTTATGTACATCAGAGAATCCACACAGGGGAGGCACcatataaatgtactgaatgtgacaaggcTTTCAAGAAAAAGAGTCATCTTTCAGTTCATGTGAAAATCCACACAG